The following coding sequences lie in one Meles meles chromosome X, mMelMel3.1 paternal haplotype, whole genome shotgun sequence genomic window:
- the LOC123934645 gene encoding LOW QUALITY PROTEIN: uncharacterized protein LOC123934645 (The sequence of the model RefSeq protein was modified relative to this genomic sequence to represent the inferred CDS: inserted 2 bases in 2 codons; substituted 3 bases at 3 genomic stop codons), translating into MWIVQQRVVALYFGQLEKELTNSDFSPATLGDAPGIKGARFFGAPQVKERVFDQGPQGHPDQVPYIVVWESLVDDPPPWVSPFTHPKPKPLLDTTPPPAPSAPPAPHPIPVPTDPPKPSSSSNLYPIIPTDPPKPSSSSNNDPSSPRHPKPQKVLPPEDSPLIDLLTEEPPPYHPPPPVQALNSTGEPDHPPEGDDPLPSPIAGRLRGRQELTQEGTSKLFPLRQGREPGNLQYWPFSASDLYNWKSHNPSFSQDPIALTALIESILVTHQPTWDDCQQLLQALLTTEERQKVFLEARKNVLGDDGRPTQLPNVIDATFPLTRPDWDFNTAGGRAHLHLYRQLLIAGLHNVGRRPTNLAQVRQVTQGAEESPTAFLERLKEAYRRYTPFDPDSNEQRGNVSMAFIWQSAPDIRNKLQRLESLQDFSLQDLLKEAEKIFNKRETQEEKEEXLRRLQEEREEKLKKEAEEREEKRERKRNKELSKILAAVVQGSQGLEVGKPDREGDLRRPRIDRDQCAYCKERGHWAKNCPKNPQRLRGNAKQVTRLMALDEDXGRQGQEPXPEPRVTLTVGGQPVTFLVDTGAQHSVLTKSPGPLSDRMAWVQGATGGKQYRWTTERKVHLASGKVSHSFLHVPNCPYPLLGRDLLTKLKAQIHFEPQGATVTGPNGTPLHILTLQLEEEYRLHEEPPQPQRDIESWLTSYPHAWAETGGMGLAIQQPPIHIHLKATTVPVNVKQYPMSNEAYQGIKPHIRRLLDQGILTPCRSPWNTPLLPVKKPGTNDYRPVQDLREINKRVEDIHPTVPNPYNLLSTLPPTHSWYTVLDLKDAFFCLRLSPQSQPLFAFEWRDPDLGISGQLTWTRLPQGFKNSPTLFDEALHQDLADFRVRHPSLILLQYVDDILLAATNKEDCQTGTGDLLQALGQLGYRASAKKAQICQTKVTYLGYELYNGQRWLTAARKETISGIPAPQNHRQLREFLGTVGFCRLWIPGFAEIAAPLYPLTKQGTPFVWTEQQQQAFDHIKRALLKSPALGLPDITKPFDLFIDEKQGFAKGVLTQRLGPWRRPIAYLSKKLDPVAAGWPPCLKMIAAIAVLIKDATKLTLGQPLTILAPHTVESLIRQPPDRWLSNARLTHYQSLLLDTDRIQFGPVVTLNPATLLPTLGKAPLHDCHQILAEMHGTRPDLTDQPMKDADLTWYTDGSSYLQDGKRQAGAAITXRLIWASALPEGTSAQRAELIALTQALQLAEDTFSGWVEAFPTKKETANIVAKKLLEEIFPRYGMPEVLGSDNGPAFVSQVSQSVAKLLGIDWRLHCAYRPQSSGQVERMNRTIKETLTKLLLETGSKDWILLLPLALYRARNTPGPHGLTPFEILYGAPPPAVTFFAPDISAHSPSPSIQAHLQALQLVQQEVWKPLAAAYEEKLNTSLRPHPYKIGDTVWVRRHRATNLEPRWKGHYTVLLTTPTTLKVDGIAAWVHASHVKAAYLEEQTGHLRDSEWTVRRSSNPLKIRLIRHYPHLPKQLTWQVISQTGEVVWSITGLHTPGNWWPALTPDVCQLAAGLDEWDIPTADPSNLRPEMTGASSEWTSRPEGCRKPTNRCNLADRDFYICPKDGRDRNTAFRCGGYQEYFCAKWGCETTGDAYWRPSSSWDSIIVRRNYTKPIVGVGYHGDPTLCPGGHNKLNCSSGYCLPLSITFIKDRAALDITQWITGKTWGLRWYLTGKDKGLIFKIKLKVENPQTRPVGPNIVLPDQRPPSPRRPPIGPYSTPADIRLSLRHNTSTSSGASTPSSTSPANISPGPGTTSPGTGDRLINLIIGAYKALNYSDPTRAKDCWLCLVSNPPYYEGIATVANFTNHTNPPTTCTSLGHRLTLPEVSGQGLCLGTVPTFHQALCNTTAAISPSDYYLKAPNGTYWACNTGLTPCIAARLLNATADYCILVQLWPRITYHSSETILDLYEGKEKFQYRREPITLTIALLLGIGGITAGIGTGTSALLRGNQLMQLQVTMTADLEAIEKSITALEKSLTSLSEVMLQNRRGLDLLFLKEGGLCAALKEECCFYADQTGVVRETMDKLXERLAQRRRDFESQQGWFEGWFNRSPWFTTLLSTLMGPLIILLLILSFGPCILSKLVQFMKDRLSVIQTMVLTQQYQLLKQTGSRTSSMQGQDMQEQDEWI; encoded by the exons ATGTG GATTGTACAACAGCGCGTTGTTGCTTTGTATTTTGGGCAGCTTGAGAAGGAGTTGACGAACTCGGACTTCTCCCCTGCCACCCTGGGGGACGCCCCAGGGATTAAAGGGGCTCGCTTTTTCGGGGCCCCACAA GTCAAGGAGCGAGTCTTCGACCAGGGACCCCAAGGCCATCCGGACCAAGTACCTTATATCGTAGTCTGGGAAAGCCTGGTTGATGATCCTCCTCCTTGGGTCTCTCCCTTCACCCACCCAAAGCCTAAACCCCTTCTAGACACTACTCCTCCCCCAGCACCCTCCGCTCCCCCTGCTCCACACCCTATCCCAGTACCTACCGACCCTCCCAaaccttcttcctcttctaatcTTTATCCTATAATCCCTACAGACCCTCCCAaaccttcttcttcctctaatAACGATCCCTCCTCTCCGAGGCATCCAAAACCACAGAAGGTCCTTCCTCCTGAAGACTCCCCCTTAATAGATCTCCTAACCGAAGAACCTCCCCCTTATCATCCACCTCCTCCTGTACAGGCACTAAATTCTACAGGGGAGCCAGATCACCCCCCTGAAGGAGACGACCCCTTGCCATCCCCAATCGCGGGAAGACTTAGAGGTCGCCAGGAACTAACACAGGAGGGGACTTCCAAGCTCTTTCCCTTGCGCCAAGGAAGAGAGCCAGGGAACCTCCAATATTGGCCCTTCTCAGCCTCCGACTTATACAATTGGAAGTCCCATAACCCTTCCTTTTCGCAGGACCCCATAGCCCTAACCGCCTTAATTGAATCCATTCTAGTCACACATCAGCCTACTTGGGATGACTGCCAACAGCTCTTGCAGGCTCTCCTCACCACCGAGGAGAGACAAAAGGTTTTCCTGGAAGCCAGAAAGAACGTCTTAGGAGACGATGGAAGGCCCACACAACTCCCTAATGTGATAGATGCTACCTTCCCTTTGACCCGCCCTGACTGGGATTTCAATACGGCTGGAGGTAGGGCCCACCTACACCTTTACCGCCAGTTACTCATAGCAGGTCTCCATAATGTGGGGCGCCGCCCCACTAATTTGGCTCAGGTAAGACAGGTGACTCAGGGAGCAGAGGAATCTCCAACCGCTTTTCTAGAAAGGCTTAAGGAAGCTTATCGCAGGTATACGCCTTTTGACCCAGATAGTAATGAACAGAGAGGAAATGTTTCAATGGCATTCATTTGGCAGTCAGCACCAGATATCAGAAATAAACTGCAGCGTTTGGAAAGTCTACAAGATTTCTCTTTACAGGATTtattaaaggaggcagaaaagatttttaataaaagagaaactcaggaagaaaaggaggaatgaCTTAGGAGgttgcaggaagagagagaggaaaaactaaagaaggaagctgaagaaagggaagagaagcgAGAACGTAAACGAAACAAGGAACTTAGTAAAATCTTGGCCGCCGTAGTGCAAGGCAGCCAGGGCTTAGAGGTAGGGAagccagacagggagggagacttAAGGAGGCCTCGGATAGACCGAGACCAATGTGCCTATTGCAAAGAAAGAGGACATTGGGCCAAGAACTGCCCGAAGAATCCCCAACGCCTTAGAGGAAATGCTAAGCAAGTTACAAGGCTTATGGCTTTAGACGAAGACTAGGGGCGTCAGGGTCAGGAGC CCCCCGAACCCCGGGTAACCCTAACCGTTGGGGGGCAACCAGTCACCTTCCTAGTAGATACAGGGGCTCAACACTCTGTTCTAACCAAGAGCCCTGGACCATTAAGTGACCGAATGGCATGGGTTCAAGGAGCAACAGGAGGAAAGCAATATAGATGGACTACGGAAAGAAAAGTACATCTGGCTTCAGGTAAAGtttctcattcattccttcacgTGCCTAACTGCCCCTACCCACTCCTGGGGAGAGATTTATTAACCAAGCTCAAGGCCCAAATCCATTTTGAGCCACAAGGGGCCACTGTGACCGGCCCCAATGGGACTCCTCTACACATCCTCACCCTACAGTTAGAGGAAGAATATAGACTACATGAGGAGCCCCCTCAACCTCAGAGAGACATAGAATCCTGGCTTACGTCTTACCCGCATGCCTGGGCGGAAACAGGAGGAATGGGACTAGCTATTCAGCAGCCCCCTATTCACATACATTTAAAGGCAACCACCGTTCCTGTCAATGTTAAGCAGTACCCCATGTCCAATGAGGCCTACCAGGGCATCAAACCGCACATACGGCGGTTACTAGACCAGGGCATTTTGACCCCATGCCGGTCTCCCTGGAACACTCCTCTGTTACCTGTCAAGAAACCTGGTACCAATGATTACCGACCGGTTCAGGACCTCAGAGAGATCAATAAGAGGGTAGAGGACATCCACCCTACGGTGCCCAACCCTTACAACTTACTTAGCACCCTGCCTCCAACCCACTCCTGGTATACAGTCCTAGATCTCaaagatgctttcttctgtttgagactgagtcctcagagtcagcccctcttcgccTTTGAATGGAGGGATCCGGATTTGGGAATATCAGGTCAGTTAACCTGGACACGGCTACCACAGGGGTTTAAGAATAGCCCAACGCTGTTCGACGAAGCTCTTCACCAGGACCTAGCCGACTTCCGGGTAAGACATCCCTCTCTGATCCTGCTCCAATATGTCGATGACATCCTATTAGCAGCTACCAATAAAGAGGACTGCCAAACAGGTACTGGGGATCTCCTACAGGCCCTAGGCCAATTGGGATATAGGGCATCcgcaaagaaagcccaaatttgCCAGACTAAAGTCACCTACTTGGGCTACGAGTTATATAATGGCCAACGATGGCTGACGGCTGCAAGGAAAGAGACTATATCTGGCATTCCTGCACCTCAAAACCACAGGCAACTGCGGGAATTTCTAGGAACGGTGGGTTTTTGTAGACTATGGATCCCGGGGTTTGCAGAAATAGCGGCTCCTCTGTACCCCTTAACTAAACAAGGTACTCCCTTTGTCTGGACTGAACAACAGCAGCAGGCGTTTGACCATATCAAACGAGCACTCCTTAAATCTCCAGCACTAGGCCTGCCAGACATAACAAAACCTTTCGACCTCTTTATTGATGAGAAACAAGGATTTGCTAAGGGGGTCCTAACTCAAAGACTCGGGCCTTGGAGGCGCCCTATTGCCTACCTCTCCAAAAAGTTGGACCCCGTGGCGGCGGGCTGGCCACCATGTCTAAAAATGATAGCAGCAATCGCGGTCCTCATCAAAGACGCAACTAAACTGACTTTAGGACAGCCCCTAACCATCCTGGCTCCACATACAGTGGAATCTTTAATCCGCCAACCACCGGACCGCTGGCTGTCTAACGCCCGCCTGACTCAttatcagtccctcctcctggacACAGACAGGATCCAGTTCGGACCTGTAGTGACTCTTAACCCCGCAACCTTATTGCCTACTCTTGGAAAGGCACCATTGCATGACTGTCACCAAATCCTTGCTGAAATGCATGGGACACGGCCCGACCTAACTGATCAGCCCATGAAGGATGCAGATCTGACCTGGTATACTGATGGCAGTAGCTACCTGCAGGATGGAAAACGACAGGCAGGAGCGGCCATCA ACCGACTTATATGGGCAAGCGCGCTGCCTGAAGGCACCTCGGCGCAGCGGGCAGAATTAATTGCCCTAACCCAGGCCCTCCAACTGGcagaag ATACCTTTTCAGGATGGGTAGAAGcctttcctaccaaaaaggaaactgCCAACATAGTTGCCAAGAAATTGTTGGAAGAAATTTTCCCTAGGTATGGAATGCCCGAGGTACTGGGGTCTGACAATGGGCCTGCCTTTGTCTCCCAGGTAAGTCAGTCGGTGGCCAAGCTTCTGGGGATTGATTGGAGACTACATTGTGCTTATAGACCCCAGAGTTCAGGACaggtagaaagaatgaatagaaCCATTAAGGAGACTTTAACTAAATTACTGCTTGAAACTGGCTCTAAAGACTGGATATTGCTCCTACCTCTAGCACTCTATCGGGCCAGGAACACCCCAGGCCCGCATGGCCTAACTCCCTTTGAAATTCTCTATGGTGCTCCGCCCCCTGCTGTCACATTCTTTGCGCCAGATATCTCtgctcattccccctccccctctataCAGGCCCATCTGCAAGCCTTGCAGCTGGTACAACAAGAGGTCTGGAAACCCCTGGCAGCCGCCTACGAGGAGAAACTTAACACCTCACTGCGGCCCCATCCCTATAAAATTGGGGACACCGTCTGGGTCCGCAGACATCGAGCCACAAACCTCGAACCCCGTTGGAAGGGACACTACACAGTACTCCTGACAACACCCACGACACTGAAGGTCGACGGAATCGCAGCCTGGGTCCACGCCTCCCACGTGAAAGCAGCATACCTGGAAGAACAAACTGGACACCTTCGGGACTCAGAATGGACCGTCCGACGATCCTCGAATCCACTAAAGATAAGACTCATTCGCCActa CCCACATCTCCCCAAACAATTAACTTGGCAGGTCATCTCTCAGACGGGGGAAGTTGTCTGGTCCATTACGGGCCTACATACCCCTGGTAATTGGTGGCCTGCTCTCACCCCTGACGTCTGTCAGTTAGCTGCTGGGTTAGACGAATGGGATATTCCCACTGCCGATCCCTCTAACCTTAGACCTGAAATGACGGGAGCCTCATCGGAATGGACGAGTCGCCCGGAAGGCTGTCGAAAGCCAACAAACCGATGTAATTTGGCCGATAGAGATTTTTATATCTGCCCCAAGGATGGCAGGGATCGCAACACTGCATTTAGATGTGGAGGTTACCAAGAATATTTTTGTGCTAAATGGGGATGTGAAACTACTGGAGATGCTTATTGGAGACCCTCTTCTTCCTGGGACTCCATTATAGTCCGTCGAAATTATACCAAACCAATCGTGGGCGTTGGATATCATGGTGACCCCACTCTCTGCCCAGGGGGACATAACAAGCTCAATTGCTCCTCGGGCTATTGCCTCCCTTTAAGCATTACTTTTATAAAGGACAGAGCTGCTCTCGATATTACCCAATGGATAACAGGAAAAACTTGGGGCCTTAGATGGTATCTCACAGGAAAGGATAAAGGTCTCATCTTCAAAATTAAACTCAAGGTTGAAAACCCCCAGACCCGTCCAGTAGGACCTAATATAGTCCTACCAGACCAAAGACCCCCTAGCCCTCGTCGGCCCCCTATAGGTCCCTACTCGACCCCTGCCGATATTAGATTATCCTTAAGGCATAACACCAGCACCTCCAGCGGGGCCTCCACACCCTCCAGTACTAGTCCAGCTAATATATCCCCAGGCCCAGGAACAACATCTCCCGGAACTGGGGATCGACTCATCAATTTAATAATAGGGGCATACAAGGCCCTCAACTACTCCGATCCCACTCGTGCTAAAGATTGTTGGCTCTGCCTAGTCTCCAACCCCCCTTATTATGAAGGTATAGCTACTGTCGCTAATTTCACCAACCACACTAACCCCCCGACTACTTGTACTTCCCTTGGACACAGGTTGACCCTCCCTGAAGTATCCGGCCAGGGACTATGTTTAGGCACAGTGCCCACCTTCCATCAGGCACTATGCAACACGACTGCTGCCATTTCTCCCAGTGATTACTATTTAAAAGCACCCAACGGAACATATTGGGCTTGTAACACCGGCTTAACCCCTTGTATCGCTGCCCGGCTTTTAAATGCCACTGCAGACTACTGCATTTTAGTCCAACTTTGGCCCAGAATAACTTACCACAGTTCAGAAACCATCCTCGACCTCTATGAGGGGAAAGAAAAGTTCCAATACCGGAGGGAACCCATAACCCTGACTATAGCTCTATTGTTAGGAATTGGAGGAATAACAGCAGGAATTGGAACAGGAACTTCTGCCTTACTTCGAGGCAACCAGCTTATGCAGTTACAAGTCACTATGACTGCTGATCTTGAGGCTATAGAGAAATCAATCACGGCCTTAGAAAAATCCTTAACTTCCCTCTCAGAGGTCATGCTACAAAATAGAAGGGGGTTAGATCTACTGTTCCTAAAAGAAGGAGGACTGTGCGCAGCCTTAAAGGAGGAATGCTGTTTTTATGCTGACCAAACTGGGGTGGTTAGGGAGACAATGGATAAACTTTGAGAGAGATTAGCCCAAAGGAGAAGGGATTTTGAATCCCAGCAAGGCTGGTTTGAAGGCTGGTTCAATCGATCACCTTGGTTCACAACTTTATTGTCCACCCTCATGGGACcccttattattctattattgatTTTATCATTTGGCCCTTGCATCCTAAGTAAACTCGTCCAGTTCATGAAAGACCGCTTGTCGGTAATTCAGACCATGGTACTGACACAGCAATACCAACTCCTTAAACAAACAGGGTCCCGGACTAGCTCAATGCAAGGGCAGGACATGCAAGAACAGGACGAATGGATATAA